From the Quercus lobata isolate SW786 chromosome 6, ValleyOak3.0 Primary Assembly, whole genome shotgun sequence genome, one window contains:
- the LOC115995262 gene encoding probable glutathione S-transferase, producing MAQVKLPGRWSSPYIYRVIWALKLKISYEYIEEDLFNKGPRLLQYNPVHKKVPVLVHGGKPICESMIIVEYIEQTWPQNPLLPNNPYGRAMARFWVKFADDNTDKDSPFWLLFRSIGEEQEKALKESLEIVKIVEERGLGEKKFFGGDKIGIVDKAFVEFAYWLGFIEEIVGVKLLDAHAFPRLHAWKKNLKEVPVIKENLPDHGEMLVYFKWRREMLMASQ from the exons ATGGCTCAGGTAAAGCTACCAGGAAGATGGAGTAGTCCATATATTTATAGAGTGATATGGGCTCTGAAACTAAA AATATCATATGAATACATTGAAGAAGATCTTTTTAACAAA gGTCCTCGGCTTCTACAGTACAATCCCGTGCACAAGAAAGTCCCAGTACTTGTTCACGGTGGCAAACCAATTTGCGAGTCCATGATTATCGTTGAATATATTGAACAGACATGGCCACAGAATCCATTGCTGCCCAATAACCCTTATGGGAGAGCCATGGCTCgattttgggtaaaatttgCTGATGACAACACAGACAAG GATTCTCCATTTTGGTTATTATTCCGATCCATTGGTGAGGAGCAAGAGAAGGCCCTTAAGGAGAGCTTGGaaattgtgaaaattgtggAAGAACGTGGCCTAGGTGAGAAGAAATTCTTTGGCGGAGACAAAATTGGTATAGTAGACAAAGCCTTTGTAGAATTTGCTTACTGGTTGGGATTCATTGAAGAAATAGTTGGAGTGAAATTGCTCGATGCCCATGCATTCCCTCGCTTGCATGCATGGAAAAAGAATTTAAAGGAAGTTCCTGTAATCAAAGAAAACCTTCCTGATCATGGTGAAATGTTAGTCTATTTCAAGTGGCGCAGAGAAATGTTGATGGCATCTCAGTGA
- the LOC115995261 gene encoding probable glutathione S-transferase has translation MAGVKLHGTWYSPFPYRVIWALKLKGISYEYIEEDLSNKSPLLLQYNPVHKKIPVLVHSGKPICESMIIIEYIEEKWPQTPLLPSDPYERAKARFWVKFFEEKAPAIWPLYRSTGEEQKKALKDSLEMLKIVEEQGLGEKKFFGGESIGIVDIAFGVIAHWFGVFEEVVEVKVLEAHAFPRLHAWKENFEEVPVIKENLPDRDKMLDYFKKRRMEILSASQ, from the exons ATGGCTGGGGTGAAGCTACATGGAACATGGTATAGTCCATTTCCTTACAGAGTGATATGGGCTTTGAAACTAAAGGGTATATCATATGAATACATTGAAGAAGATCTGTCCAACAAAAGTCCTCTGCTTCTGCAGTATAATCCTGTGCACAAGAAAATCCCAGTACTTGTTCACAGTGGAAAACCAATTTGCGAGTCCATGATAATCATTGAATATATTGAGGAGAAATGGCCACAGACTCCCTTGCTGCCAAGTGACCCTTATGAGAGAGCGAAGGCTCgattttgggttaaattttttgaagaaaag GCTCCTGCAATTTGGCCACTATACCGATCCACTGGCGAGGAACAAAAGAAGGCCCTGAAGGACAGTTTGGAAATGCTGAAAATTGTGGAAGAGCAGGGTCTAGGTGAGAAGAAATTTTTCGGTGGAGAGAGCATTGGTATAGTGGACATAGCATTTGGAGTGATTGCTCACTGGTTTGGAGTCTTTGAAGAAGTAGTTGAAGTGAAAGTGCTTGAGGCCCATGCATTTCCTCGCTTGCATGCATGGAAAGAGAATTTTGAGGAAGTTCCTGTAATCAAAGAAAATCTTCCTGATCGTGATAAAATGTTAGACTATTTCAAGAAGAGGCGTATGGAAATTTTGTCTGCATCTCAGTGA